Part of the Micropterus dolomieu isolate WLL.071019.BEF.003 ecotype Adirondacks linkage group LG17, ASM2129224v1, whole genome shotgun sequence genome is shown below.
GACCTTTGATGGAAATTTCTTCCAGCTGGCCTCTACCTGTAACCATGTCCTGGCTTCCCAGTGTAAGAACACCTACGAAAATTTCAACGTCCAGATGAGACGCAAGTCGGTCGACAACATACCCACCATCAGCAAAATCATCATGAAGCTGGACGGTACTGTAGTTGAGCTCTCCAACAGTTCAGCGATTGTCAATGGCGAGACGTAAGTTCAGTCCAGACCAGTTAACCACATGATACAATTTTAGTGCACAGTCAAAATAAGACGTAAAGGCTGATCAGCTGCCCCAGCACGTTTCAAATCAAGTTGATTTTCACACTGTGGTAAAGTGAAGTGCAAACAAAGGCATAGATTCATGGTCAGATTTTGCTATAAACAAACTGCCTTTgacttctttgttttattattgataTCATGTAaagctgaaagaataaatacTTTTGATATTAACATTGAAATAAATGACTTAGTGTCAGTGCTGAGGTCAGAAACACCCACCTCTTTTAGGtcatttgtttgcttttaaatTTAACAATTTACTATCATTAACACTTTGAAGGCAGTCATTTCCAGAAAAATTAACAGCATGCCGCAGCAATTTTCTGTGAACTCCTGAGTCACCCTGGGAAGGCTGGAGCCACTTTCGCCACTTCCATCAGCTGCTTCACAGAAAACACCGTTCCCATTTTGCATCTCATTAGAATCTGACCTCCTGTGTCGGCTGCTGCTTCTGTCGGTCGGTCTCATTTTCACTTTCTGTTTTCTGCAGGGTGTCGCTGCCGTTTGTCACGTTCGGGGTGACTGTCAAGGGGACCTCATCTAGCGTCTCTGTCGAAGCTAAGCTAGGAATCAGAGTTATTTGGAACCTGGATGACTCTCTGGATGTATGCACACCctcacatatgcacacacatctgTCCTTAGTTTTGTGTATCTTCATGGGGTTGTAAACACACTGACAAAGTTACACATTGTGAGCCTACTGTAAACAACTCAACAGGCTCTGACTCTATGTAACTACATAAGCCGGTTCCTTCACATTCTTGTTATGTGTGCATATGCATACAAAGAAACGCACTTCTCAGTCTTAAAGAGTTTTCATTGTTTAAAGGCAGTAGCTACCAACAATGAACTTATTATCACTAGCCCTATTTGCCACAGaactccattgttgtccaaaagcTCTTAAAGCTAACTTATTAACTAACTGCTATGAGCCATAGTGTTTTAGTGAGCACAGTCCACAGTTTTTGTTAGGAACATAACTGCCACCCTCTAAATAAAGAGTTTCCCCCTTTTGGCTCAAtacattcaaacatttgtttttactcaTATTCCTTTATGagcaactaaatgaaaaaacatttccttttctGTTGTTACCAGCTCTACAGTTACTGTGACACTGTTATACACTCTGAGAGCCATAATTACTGAGCTGTGTATTTAAAGGAATTGTTTTGCTGTAGTACTTTTCATAAAGGTTGGCAATTCATGTCAAATAAGCTGGACTTCAGGGTTCAAAGAAATGTTTCTCCACagtgaaaactgaaaatgacACTATCCACACCAAAATCAGTTTTCCCTTCACCTATGGATTAACTTCAAATCTCACTGAGATCTGTTTTGagatacaaaaaaagtaatcTCCATGGCTGAGGTAACAGGGAGGAGCCTGACAAATATTTGTTACAGTTCACCTGGATAGCAAACAATATATGTTAAAAAAGCCAAGGCAGAAAACCACAGTGTAAATGTAGCAGCGTTAAGTAAACATGTGGTTGAGTGATTTAATGATTTCTTTGTTGGAGATTGATCATTTTAGAATAATAGCAAtagatttatatttaaaaaggcTGAGTGGAAGCCACCTTTAGCTTAAACTAGCAGGGACTGCATAGGAACATTGTTGGATCTTACAGATGATACATGacattacttttactttgcagTCTAACTGACAGGCTGGACACTGGAAAAAGAGTTTACTCATTTCAGAGTTGACATTGCATTTTTGATTTAGACCAGCTTCCCTGCCCTTTCTGCCTCACAAGCCTTTGTTTAGAAACTAAAATTAGAAGTAGAAAGAGTGCAGACAACTTGTGATGTGAATTTGAATATGGCTAATTAGACAGACTGATATATGCAAAACCTTTATTAATAAAGtgataaaatcttaaaaaacCTGCTTTGAATCATAAATGATTACTAGTTTAGGAAATGATTGCTGTATGTTTGGGGTGTGTTCACAGATTGAAATAGATAACAAATACCAGAACCAGACATGTGGACTCTGTGGAAACTTTGACGGCACCGCCAATGATTTAGTGAAAGACGGTAAGATCCTTTTCAGCATTATGGAGAGATAATATAGCCTACTGCAGGTTGCAGTCATGTTGAAAACAAACTAGAACACAGCCTACCTAATTTCACACtgttagatggtggatgagaatataaacCATAATATTTGAAGAAGTTGTGGTACTCAGTTAGCTCAACTTGTAAAGTGAAGGACTTTCATTTAGAATGTTGTGTGTTCGATCCCTCCTTGGGacaatttttttctctctcttcaacaaattaattctgcagcgaatgtttcccagatcacggcatgtgctgcactgtttttgtttcggtgtttgacCTTCATCCGTCAACATACAGAAGCTTttgcatttccccagtatctccaggcagaggacatttaggggaatcacgt
Proteins encoded:
- the LOC123985998 gene encoding mucin-5AC-like — its product is MGTTECQTTLWLIYLMLLIGTVTQTANASHIGRVCTTWGHYHWKTFDGNFFQLASTCNHVLASQCKNTYENFNVQMRRKSVDNIPTISKIIMKLDGTVVELSNSSAIVNGETVSLPFVTFGVTVKGTSSSVSVEAKLGIRVIWNLDDSLDIEIDNKYQNQTCGLCGNFDGTANDLVKDGAALSVTDYADTYKVNGPTETCEEPELNPVLSCGDKKQQLTFLQFCVRISR